Within the Bacillus sp. FSL K6-3431 genome, the region TTTATTATCAATGGGGATAATTCCAATCGTTTTGGTCGTTTATATTTTTACGATGGATCGGATCTCTGGGATTATTCTAGGAATTGTGATGCCGATTATGATCGCCTTTTTAATTTTACTAGGGCTTGCCGCAAGAAAACAAATGGATGCGCAGCTAGACACGTATCAGTTGCTTTCACGCCATTTTGTTGATTCACTTCGCGGTCTTGTCACATTAAAATATTTGGGACGTAGTAAGTCACATAAAAAAGCAATTGAAATTGTGAGTAATAAATATCGGATAGCAACGAATCGAACACTTCGCGTTGCTTTTTTGTCTACATTTTCATTGGATTTTTTCTCAAGTTTATCCGTAGCAGTTGTCGCAGTAGAACTTGGGTTGCGGCTTGTTAATGGGCATATCGGTCTTGAGGTAGCATTAGCAATCTTGATTTTAGCCCCCGATTACTTCTCGCCAGTCCGAGAACTAGGAAATGACTTTCATGCGACGATGGATGGGAAAGAAGCTGGTGCGCAAATTCGGAGCTTGTTAGCAGAAAATACGGGCGATCGAACCGTTGCGACACCAACACTTTTAAGTTGGTCGGAAAATAGCAGCTTAACGGTTCGTAATTTAAATAAGCAGTCAGAAGACGGTCGGGATATCCTTAAGAATATCAATTTCTCAGTAAAGGGGCATCAAAAAATTGGTATTGTTGGCGCATCCGGTGCAGGAAAATCAACAATGATTGACTTATTATCGGGATTTACTCGTCCAACTACAGGAATTATTGAGTTTGATGGGATTGACTTGGATGATCTTGCCATACCGGTTTGGCAGGATCAAGTAACATATATTCCACAGCATCCTTATATATTTTCTGGCACAGTATCGGAAAATATCGCATTTTATCAGCCTGATGCACAACAGAATATAATTGAACACGCAGCAGAAATGACTGGATTGACTGATTTAATTAGTCATTTTCCGAAAGGCTTCGATGAAAAAATTGGACAAGGTGGCAGGTCTTTAAGTGGAGGGGAAGAGCAAAGGATTGCACTTGCACGGTCACTATTGCAAAATCGAACGATTCTATTATTTGATGAACCGACAGCTCATTTAGATATCGAAACCGAGCATGAGATCAAAGAAATGATGTTACCAATATTAGAAAATAAATTGGTTTTCTTTGCGACACATCGCTTACATTGGATGAAAAATATGGATCTTATTTTTGTGGTGGAAAATGGTCAAATCGTTGAAACAGGAACACATGAGCAATTAGCAGGTAAATCAGGGGCATATGACCGATTGATCCAGGCACATAGGAGGGGAATGAAGGTATGAAATTATTTCAATCCTATATATCACCGTATTTAAAAAAGTACAAAAAGCTAATGATTGCCACTATATTATTAGGTGTATTATCGGTTTTATCAGCCGCAATGCTGACCTTTACTTCCGGCTTTTTAATTTCTCGTGCCTCAGAAATGCCAGCAACAATATTGCTATTGTATATCCCAATCGTAGGTGTTCGGACATTTGGACTGTCAAGAGCAGTGACACGTTACCTGGAAAGATTGGCAGGTCATAATGCCGTCTTAAAAATACTATCAGAGTTACGGGTGAAATTATATGGGATGCTTGAACCGCAAGCATTATTTATTCGTTCTCGTTTTAAAACAGGTGATTTACTTGGTACCTTAGCGGATGATATTGAGCATTTGCAAGATGTGTATATTCGTACTATTTTTCCAACCGTGATCGGCCTATTTTTATTTGTTTATGCGATCACAGTATTAGCTTTATTTAATTGGTTGTTTGCTATTTGGATCGGATTCTGTTTAAGCGTGATTGTGTTCGCATACCCATTGCTTTCTTTATTCCTTTTAAAGAAGTGGCAACGGGATTCAAAGCTTATACGCAACCGCTTATATCAAACACTTACTGATGCTGTATTTGGGATTAGTGACTGGATTATTAGTGGGAAAAAAGAGCGATTTATTACTGACTTTATGGACATTAGCCGCGACAGTCATGTTGTTGAAAAGAAATTGGCCAATTGGAATCAATCGCGTCAGCTACAATTGCAAATTATCTCAGGCTTGATCGTTTTAATGGTTGGCATTTGGGCTGGACTTTCCGCGATACAAGGTGATATTCGTCCTGTCTATATTGCTGCTTTTACATTGGTTACATTGCCGATTATAGAAGGGTTAATCCCACTTTCTCACGCGATCGAACGGATTCCGGCATATCAAGAATCACTGACGAGAATTGAATCAATTCGAAAGTTTGTTCCCGAAGAAGAAACAAGCAATGCTATGATCGAAATTGCTAAAAAAGTGGATCTAACGATCAAGGATGTTACCCATAGGTATGAAGGGCAACAAGCTGATGCACTTCATGAAGTGTCTTTAGCTATTCCACATGGACAAAAAATAGCAATGCTTGGAAAAAGCGGCGCGGGAAAATCTACTTTGTTGCAAATACTGCAAGGAGCACTCTCTCCAACTGCTGGAAATATTCTCGTAAATGATCATAAGCCAGTGCAATATGGAGAGCAGATATATGAATTGATGGGTGTATTAAATCAGAAGCCCTATTTATTTGCGACAACTGTGGAAAATAATATTCGCCTAGGGAATCAACAAGCATCGAAAGAAGAAATAGAACGCGTTATTAAACAAGTGAAACTAGATGCATATATTCATTCCCTTCCCAATGGATTGCAAACTCAAATGGAAGAGACGGGACAGCGCTTTTCCGGAGGAGAAAGACAGCGGATTGCATTAGCGAGAATCTTATTAAAAGATACACCGATTGTTGTGCTTGACGAACCGACGGTTGGATTAGACCCGGAAACGGAATTTGAGCTGATTGAAACGATATTAACAAGCTTAAAAGATAAAACGGTCATTTGGATCACCCATCATTTAATTGGAATTGAACAAATGGATCAGATTTTATTTTTAGATAAAGGGCAGATTGTCATGAAAGGAACCCATGAACAATTGATGAAAACAAATGAGCGCTATCAACAATTGTATAGACTGGATCGAGGAACGGATGAGTGATACCAAATTTTACTATAATAGATAGAATGTATGTGAATGCAAGAAGGATTCCAGGAAAATCCTTCTTGCATTCATTTTATATTAACGGACTTTATTTACCAATATCTAATGGTATAGAATAATATATTTTCCTTATTCTATTAAAGTATTCTTGTAAGATGCTAGGTGGCGAGGTAGAATTTAGATTAGAAAGATAATTTACTAGAGAGCCTCTAAATAAGCTTGCACTTATTATCAGCTAATCGTAGTTGGGAGGCCTTGTAGCAAGAGATGTCTGTATGTTGAAAAAATAGGAGGGAATATGAATATAATTAGTGATATACGAGCATTTTTAAACATAAAAGGGGCATGGTTCCTCTTGCTTGGGTTATTTTTGTATGGGATTGGAACGGGGATATTAGCGCCGATGAATGCTGTGTATATGAGTGAAGGTATTGGGTTATCTAAGGTAGAAATTGCTTCGATTTTTTCAATATCTGTTTTGCTAAATATGACTATCACGATCTTAGTGGGTTTTATTAGCGATAAAATGCAACGAAAAAAGCCATTGCCGCTTTTCGCATTACTCTTGTGTATGGCTGGACTCATCATATATATGCAAGCGGATACATATATAGGGGCGTTAATTGGTATGGTCATCACGATCGCGCCTTCAGGCTTAATTATGGGACAGTTTTATGCGATGGCACGTAATCATTTTATGCAGCTTGCACCTACTATTTATGAAATAGCACAAATATGGCTGCGGGCGATGATGAGTGTGGGTTTTTTTGTTGGATTACTAGTCGGGGCAAATCTTTACTTATTTGCTAGTTTTAAAGGAATATTGATAGGAAACTTTTTTGGTTACCTTTTCCTTTTCATTCTTTTACTCTTCTATAAAGAGTATGAAGGTGTAGATTCGAATGCTGCCAGCACAAAGGGAGAAACCTTTTCTTTTATTATGCTCCTTGCTCTCCTTTTACTCGGTTGTGCTGATTCATTAAGAGGACTTTATTTACCGCTTATTGTTGTTGATTTATTTGAAAAGCCATATTTAATGTCTTATTTATGGAGTGTACAAGCAGTATTTGAATTGCTATTTATGACGTTTGCTGGATATTGGGCAATGAAATTTGGCAGTAAGCGCGTGATTTTATTAAGCAGTTTTTGTGCGGTAATCACCTATCTTATTTATAGCACGAGTCCACCACTATTCGTATTTTTCCTTGTGCAGCCGCTCTATTCTTTTTATGTATCCGTTTTGTACGGTGTAGTGATGGGCTATGTGCAAAGAATGTTTCACACAAAGATTGGCTTTGGCTCAAGCATCTATGTCTTTTTATTTCAAATGGCCTCCCTCATTGGCTACGTATTACCATTTTTAATTGAAGGATATAAACCGCAAATCTTTATTATTCCAACCGTTCTTGTTGCAATTGGGATTTTGCTAATGTTTGGCCTAGCAATTACGACGAATCGGCAAAAGCAGTTGAAAATTCCGATGTAAATTCTAAAAGGATTAAATGATGAATCCCCCTATCTTTTAGATAAGGGTTCATCCTTCTAACTTGAACTTTCTATTCTTTTGCCCCAACTATGACCAAGCTCCGGATGCCATCCGTGATAGGGGGGATCTCCATCAAACCGGCATAAGAATCTTCAATTGGGTGAATCGTATAAAGGCTATCATCGGGATCCAAGGTTACACTATCGTCCGTTATTTTTCGAATGTCTGGAAGATAGACGATAGTTGGTACGTCGCTATCATTCGTTTCGTCCCACTTCATATGATAAGATTTCAGGCTATGTTCGTAACGATATTGCAACAGCCTTCCTGTAACTGCCATCGGGTAGCCTCGGCATACGCCTAAGAAAGAAAGGCTGCTATCCATCTGCGGTGTATAATGCCAGTATGTGTCACTGCATAGGAGCTGCTCCATGATATGTTGAATATGGACGGAAACATGCGCTGTTTTGTCCGAATCGTAAAATGCCCCCCATTCACCTATGAGCATGGGCATATCTAGTCTTTGTCGCGTTTGTTCGTGTCGATTAATAATAAACTCCAATCGCTTATCATTAGCTGTATGCGCTAAATGGGTGTCTGTAACCAAATCATATGCGTGCGGTGCGTAGGCTTGAAGTTGATCCCTATCACCTTTCGCATTCTCCACTGGTTCAATCATGCTTGGAGTACCTAAGTTAGAAAAATAATTTGTTTCTAAGAACAAGATACCTTGTTTATCGTTTTCACGAATGGTGTCAGCTACTTTACGGTACAGTAGTGAGAGTGTAGACTGCTCGAAAGGGTGTGAAATTTGGCTGGGCGCATCTACTACTTGTTTAAATGCATCTACATCTTCAAGTAAACGAAGATAATCATGTTTCTTTTGTGGATCTACCCAGGCGGCAAATAATTCTTCTGTGTCGACATCCCCATAACGATTACTATACATTTCTGCATATTTAGCAAACATTTTTTCGTTTACTTGAAGAGCTGGACTGCCGACGAAGGGTTCATTTATTATATCGTAACCGATAATATTCGGTTCGTTATGTAGCTTTTCTACGAGATATCCCCAGGCTTGAACAAAATGATCTTGGATACCTATTTCATCTGGGGCTGGTGTATTACTCCAAAAGTGATCG harbors:
- a CDS encoding MFS transporter, encoding MNIISDIRAFLNIKGAWFLLLGLFLYGIGTGILAPMNAVYMSEGIGLSKVEIASIFSISVLLNMTITILVGFISDKMQRKKPLPLFALLLCMAGLIIYMQADTYIGALIGMVITIAPSGLIMGQFYAMARNHFMQLAPTIYEIAQIWLRAMMSVGFFVGLLVGANLYLFASFKGILIGNFFGYLFLFILLLFYKEYEGVDSNAASTKGETFSFIMLLALLLLGCADSLRGLYLPLIVVDLFEKPYLMSYLWSVQAVFELLFMTFAGYWAMKFGSKRVILLSSFCAVITYLIYSTSPPLFVFFLVQPLYSFYVSVLYGVVMGYVQRMFHTKIGFGSSIYVFLFQMASLIGYVLPFLIEGYKPQIFIIPTVLVAIGILLMFGLAITTNRQKQLKIPM
- a CDS encoding glycoside hydrolase family 5 protein, producing the protein MADTIKRLGIGIRENSFTDIFGRQVLLHGINMVCKDAKQNYIGDWGEDDFKKIQSWGFNVIRFGVIWDGLEPEPGSYNDSYIEELRHLIQLAHKKNLYIILDMHQDLYSSVYASGAPYWATFTDGETYEPGHVWSDAYLFNGAVHRAFDHFWSNTPAPDEIGIQDHFVQAWGYLVEKLHNEPNIIGYDIINEPFVGSPALQVNEKMFAKYAEMYSNRYGDVDTEELFAAWVDPQKKHDYLRLLEDVDAFKQVVDAPSQISHPFEQSTLSLLYRKVADTIRENDKQGILFLETNYFSNLGTPSMIEPVENAKGDRDQLQAYAPHAYDLVTDTHLAHTANDKRLEFIINRHEQTRQRLDMPMLIGEWGAFYDSDKTAHVSVHIQHIMEQLLCSDTYWHYTPQMDSSLSFLGVCRGYPMAVTGRLLQYRYEHSLKSYHMKWDETNDSDVPTIVYLPDIRKITDDSVTLDPDDSLYTIHPIEDSYAGLMEIPPITDGIRSLVIVGAKE
- the cydC gene encoding thiol reductant ABC exporter subunit CydC, which gives rise to MKLFQSYISPYLKKYKKLMIATILLGVLSVLSAAMLTFTSGFLISRASEMPATILLLYIPIVGVRTFGLSRAVTRYLERLAGHNAVLKILSELRVKLYGMLEPQALFIRSRFKTGDLLGTLADDIEHLQDVYIRTIFPTVIGLFLFVYAITVLALFNWLFAIWIGFCLSVIVFAYPLLSLFLLKKWQRDSKLIRNRLYQTLTDAVFGISDWIISGKKERFITDFMDISRDSHVVEKKLANWNQSRQLQLQIISGLIVLMVGIWAGLSAIQGDIRPVYIAAFTLVTLPIIEGLIPLSHAIERIPAYQESLTRIESIRKFVPEEETSNAMIEIAKKVDLTIKDVTHRYEGQQADALHEVSLAIPHGQKIAMLGKSGAGKSTLLQILQGALSPTAGNILVNDHKPVQYGEQIYELMGVLNQKPYLFATTVENNIRLGNQQASKEEIERVIKQVKLDAYIHSLPNGLQTQMEETGQRFSGGERQRIALARILLKDTPIVVLDEPTVGLDPETEFELIETILTSLKDKTVIWITHHLIGIEQMDQILFLDKGQIVMKGTHEQLMKTNERYQQLYRLDRGTDE
- the cydD gene encoding thiol reductant ABC exporter subunit CydD codes for the protein MDKHLLHYKGSKSVMALVGLLTVVQAVAIIVQALYLSKAITQMFHGTAWSAVLPSFFIFLGAHISRHFLQWGKERVTYRFADLTALEFQQLLIRQVFKLGPRSIGKHGSGSLITLALEGIPQFKTYLELFIPRLLSMGIIPIVLVVYIFTMDRISGIILGIVMPIMIAFLILLGLAARKQMDAQLDTYQLLSRHFVDSLRGLVTLKYLGRSKSHKKAIEIVSNKYRIATNRTLRVAFLSTFSLDFFSSLSVAVVAVELGLRLVNGHIGLEVALAILILAPDYFSPVRELGNDFHATMDGKEAGAQIRSLLAENTGDRTVATPTLLSWSENSSLTVRNLNKQSEDGRDILKNINFSVKGHQKIGIVGASGAGKSTMIDLLSGFTRPTTGIIEFDGIDLDDLAIPVWQDQVTYIPQHPYIFSGTVSENIAFYQPDAQQNIIEHAAEMTGLTDLISHFPKGFDEKIGQGGRSLSGGEEQRIALARSLLQNRTILLFDEPTAHLDIETEHEIKEMMLPILENKLVFFATHRLHWMKNMDLIFVVENGQIVETGTHEQLAGKSGAYDRLIQAHRRGMKV